A genomic window from Solanum dulcamara chromosome 11, daSolDulc1.2, whole genome shotgun sequence includes:
- the LOC129874097 gene encoding probable WRKY transcription factor 72 has translation MEKILDNSISAVSVAREDQNNHEEDITKALKDDEFKSAITEVNEVKLENARLKLLLQQIEKDYSSLQTHFFNIYQPVLKKSVSPTCTHENIADEEESELVSLRLGRSPSSSESKKVDKKRSYDKTIEDYPSCGKSNDGLKLGLDYSTGVSESELVKPSNDPSPGPTSEVVKTVQKGDDQSVNKRVGDDEVSQPNVKRARVSVRTKCDYPTINDGCQWRKYGQKISRGNPCPRSYYRCSVAPLCPVRKQVQRCLEDMSILITTYEGTHNHPLPIEATAMASTTSAAASMLLSGSSTSSQTSKNLPNLSNFSKTTPLYLSNSSSNPFPTITLDFTTFPTTSSFTSFNFPSNFQSGSGFLSNSLSFSSPESSTMPKILGSGCLNYDSTSTLPYHKSLLNIGSSQKQFDNNSHKLKEDSSQQALTETLTKAITSDPSFQSVLAAAISSMVGATKT, from the exons ATGGAGAAAATTTTGGATAATTCCATCTCAGCAGTCAGTGTAGCTAGAGAAGACCAGAATAATCATGAAGAAGATATCACAAAAGCTTTAAAG GATGATGAATTTAAGTCAGCCATAACAGAAGTGAATGAGGTCAAACTAGAAAACGCAAGATTAAAGTTGTTGCTTCAACAAATAGAAAAGGATTACAGTTCTCTTCAAACTCACTTCTTCAATATTTATCAACCAGTCTTGAAGAAGAGTGTCAGCCCAACATGTACTCATGAAAACATTGCAGATGAAGAAGAATCTGAACTTGTCTCGCTTAGACTCGGGAGAAGTCCGAGTTCAAGCGAATCCAAAAAAGTTGATAAGAAAAGAAGCTACGACAAGACAATAGAGGACTATCCTTCTTGTGGTAAGTCCAATGATGGGCTTAAACTTGGGCTTGACTATAGCACTGGAGTATCTGAATCAGAGCTTGTAAAGCCCAGTAACGATCCAAGCCCAGGCCCAACTAGTGAAGTTGTCAAGACAGTGCAAAAAGGTGATGATCAAAGTGTCAATAAAAGAGTTGGTGATGATGAAGTTTCTCAGCCTAATGTCAAGAGAGCTAGAGTTTCAGTTCGGACAAAATGCGATTATCCAACA ATAAATGATGGTTGTCAATGGAGGAAATATGGACAAAAGATATCTAGAGGTAACCCATGCCCACGATCATATTATCGTTGCTCAGTCGCTCCATTATGCCCTGTGAGAAAACAAGTCCAACGATGTCTCGAAGACATGTCTATATTGATCACAACTTATGAAGGAACACATAATCATCCACTTCCCATTGAGGCCACAGCTATGGCCTCTACTACTTCTGCTGCAGCCTCTATGCTGCTTTCTGGTTCATCAACAAGTTCCCAAACATCCAAAAATCTCCCAAATTTGTCCAATTTTTCGAAAACTACACCTCTCTATTTATCCAATTCTTCTTCCAATCCTTTTCCTACTATCACATTAGACTTCACCACATTCCCAACTACTTCATCATTCACTAGTTTCAATTTCCCTTCCAATTTCCAATCCGGTTCGGGATTTCTGTCTAACAGCTTAAGCTTTTCCTCACCGGAGTCATCCACAATGCCCAAAATTTTGGGGAGTGGATGTCTAAATTATGATTCTACTAGTACATTACCATATCACAAGAGCCTCCTAAACATTGGCTCATCCCAAAAACAATTTGACAATAATAGTCATAAATTGAAGGAGGATTCTTCTCAGCAAGCACTAACTGAAACATTGACAAAGGCAATTACATCAGATCCTAGTTTTCAATCAGTGCTAGCTGCTGCTATTTCATCAATGGTTGGTGCAACCAAAACATGA
- the LOC129875243 gene encoding plant cysteine oxidase 2: MMTEKNACDRKGNENGELKKKRKRRKVGVSRIQKLYGTCKQVFANCRPGVVPSPENVQRVKAVLDNMTEADVGLRPNMPCFKSTVSDKPPKITYLHIHECDEFSIGIFCLPPKAVIPLHNHPGMTVFSKLLFGKMHIKSYDWVDNLHPESTTPNANISDRDCRGPRLAKLKVNSKFKAPCKTSILYPADGGNMHCFTAKTACAVLDVLGPPYCDPEGRHCQYYYDFPFANLSVDGLSVPEEQQSEYAWLKEREKPEDLTVAGAQYSGPN, from the exons ATGATGACGGAGAAAAATGCGTGTGATCGAAAGGGTAACGAGAACGGAGAGTTGAAGAAGAAGCGGAAGCGAAGGAAAGTAGGAGTCTCAAGGATTCAGAAACTCTATGGAACTTGCAAACAGGTTTTCGCTAATTGCAGACCTGGCGTTGTGCCGTCACCGGAAAATGTTCAACGTGTCAAGGCAGttttgg ATAACATGACGGAAGCAGATGTTGGCTTGAGGCCAAATATGCCATGTTTCAAGTCAACAGTATCAGATAAACCTCCTAAAATAACATACCTGCATATCCATGAATGTGATGAATTCTCG ATTGGTATCTTTTGCTTACCACCAAAAGCAGTCATTCCTCTACATAACCATCCTGGAATGACAGTTTTCAGTAAGCTTCTCTTTGGGAAAATGCACATAAAATCTTACGACTGGGTGGACAATCTCCATCCTGAATCAACTACTCCAAATGCCAATATTTCTGACA GGGATTGTAGAGGACCGCGTCTTGCAAAATTGAAGGTGAATTCCAAGTTTAAAGCTCCTTGCAAGACTTCAATCCTCTATCCAGCTGATGGAGGTAATATGCATTGCTTCACAGCAAAGACAGCCTGCGCTGTACTAGACGTTCTCGGCCCACCTTACTGTGATCCTGAAGGTCGCCACTGCCAATACTATTATGACTTCCCCTTTGCCAACCTCTCAG TGGATGGCTTGTCAGTACCCGAGGAACAGCAAAGTGAGTATGCATGGCTCAAAGAGAGGGAGAAACCTGAGGACTTAACTGTAGCTGGAGCACAGTACAGTGGACCAAATTAA